The Papaver somniferum cultivar HN1 chromosome 3, ASM357369v1, whole genome shotgun sequence genome includes a region encoding these proteins:
- the LOC113358533 gene encoding cyclin-dependent kinase inhibitor 4-like has protein sequence MGKYMRKAKVTTGGEASMEVAQSTIGVLTRAKTLALQRLQKKQTTTSETSNISPNNAAAAVTGSYFQLRSRKLEKPPLLVVSSAKKNEVKDSCKKSPNSKLRASPRLALASVNCDDNTLTCCKNSNNDESKDEASFGENFLEIEERDRGTRESTPCSLIRNSEILSTPGSTTRTTNNSTARNRIIQNPMRGNIPTTHEVEEFFAVAEQQQQRAFIDRYNFDPTNDSPLPGRYEWERLDV, from the exons ATGGGAAAGTACATGAGAAAAGCAAAGGTAACAACAGGAGGAGAAGCATCAATGGAAGTAGCTCAATCAACTATTGGTGTTTTAACTAGAGCAAAAACCCTAGCTTTACAAAGGTTACAGAAGAAACAAACTACTACCTCTGAGACTTCAAATATATCTCCTAAtaacgctgctgctgctgttacTGGATCTTATTTTCAACTTAGGAGCAGGAAACTTGAGAAACCACCATTACTTGTTGTTTCTTCAGCAAAGAAAAATGAAGTCAAAGATAGTTGTAAGAAAAGCCCTAATTCTAAACTTAGGGCAAGTCCTAGATTGGCTCTCGCTTCTGTCAATTGTGATGACAACACTCTTACTTGTTGTAAGAACAGCAACAATGACGAGAGTAAAGATGAGGCTTCCTTCGGAGAAAACTTTCTGGAGATCGAAGAAAGAGATAG GGGTACGAGAGAATCCACACCGTGCAGTCTGATTAGAAACTCTGAGATTTTGAGCACTCCTGGTTCTACTACCAGGACCACCAACAACTCAACAGCCAGAAATCGAATAATACAGAACCCAATGCGGGGAAACATTCCGACAACTCATGAGGTAGAAGAATTTTTTGCTGTTGCAGAGCAGCAACAACAAAGAGCATTCATAGATAG GTACAACTTTGATCCCACTAATGATTCCCCACTACCGGGACGTTATGAATGGGAAAGATTGGATGTTTGA